The genomic DNA GCTGGTGGTCTACGATGCAGCGACCTTGAAGGAGATCAAGCGTCTGCCCATGCGCAAACCGGTCGGCAAATACAACGTCTATAACAAAATCACCCGTTCCGAGGGAACGAGTCATTAAATTCAGCGGATCAGGCGGCGTCGAGTTGTGCAGTAGCGTGCTGCAACTGTCTGCGGACCACCCCCACCTTGAGGCGATCCTTGTATTGACTGAGCAGTTTCAAGGTGCTCTCCACGTACTCCTGCGAGGAGATGTCGTCAGCGATATAATGTTGCAACAAGCTGAGCCAGAATGCATGAATTTCGCATTGCGGCGACCGCCGCTCGCCCAACAGCGGGCAATCCGGGCAACGCGCCTTGACCAAAATCTGCGCCACCGCGTTCTTTTGCCACTGGCGTCGATATTCACGGGCATGCGCCCCGATCCACTCCATGGCGCGCTGGTTACGCTCGCTGTCGGGAAATGGCCCGACATACTCTTCAATGGCGCTGATTTGCCGAAGCAAAAACTCGGCATCAGATACTTCAAGATGCTGGTTTTGGCCCATGAAACGGCTGATGAGGGCTAACAGGGGGTCGTCGACGATGTACATGATTTTGATCACGCCTGACAGAATCACGGGCGAAAATCATAGCAAAAGATTGTGCGATGCACAAAAAATTAAATGCTTCAGCGACGCTTGCCGAGTCAAACCCTCATGAATTTGCCCCTGTTTGCAAAGCCCGCGACGCCACAACCGGGCATCGCCTTATTCAACCTGGGATTCCGGCCGTTTTTCCTCGGCGCGGGGATTTTCGCCATTCTCGCTATGGCGCTATGGATGGGGGTTTATCTCTTTCAATTGCCCGTGCCGATGACCGGCATTTCCTATTTTCAGTGGCATGCGCATGAAATGATCTACGGTTTCAGCCTGGCGGTGATTGCTGGATTTCTGCTGACCGCCGTTAAAAACTGGACGGGCGTGCAAACCCTGCATGGATTCAGCCTGCTGGCCTTGTTCGCCTTGTGGGCGCTGCCGAGAATTCTGTTTTTGTTCGGAACGCGCTTTATGGTGATCGCATCCCTGTTGGATCTGCTGTTCCTGCTGGGGCTGACCGTTGCCGTCGCCTATCCGGTCTTTAAGGTTAAACAATGGCGGCAAATCGGTATTTTAGCCAAACTGGCGCTGTTTATCGTGACCAGCGGCTTTTTCTATCTGGGCATCACCGGCGTTCTGGAACCAGGGGTTTACTGGAGTTTGTATGGCGGCCTGTATTTAATTATCGGCCTGATCCTCACCATGGGCCGGCGCGTCATCCCCTTTTTCGTCGAAGTCGGCGTGGGCTATCCGGTCAAACTGTTCAACGCCAAGTGGATCGATGGGTCAAGCCTGGCGCTGTATCTGGCTTTTTTTATCGTCGCGGTGTTCATGCATGAACCTCGGTTATTGGCGTTGCTGGCCGCTGGTTTGTTCGTCATTCTCTCCATCCGCTTAATCGGTTGGCATACCGTCGGCATCTGGAAAAAACCGCTGTTATGGAGTCTGTTCATCGCCCTGTTCTTCATTGATCTGGGCTTTTTACTGGTGGCCTTAAGTGGTTTCCTGAATCTGTCGGCCATGCCGGTTATCCATGCGTTCAGCTATGGCGGCATTGGTTTGATGACGCTGAGCATGATGACGCGCGTTTCACTGGGCCATACCGGCAGAAATGTGCAGGAGCCGCCACGCGCGATGACCCTGGCTTTTGGGGCGATGATGGTGGGAACCGTAGTCAGGGTGTTCCTGCCGTTGATCGATCCAGCGCATTACCCGATCTGGATTGGCCTCTCGCAGCTCCTGTGGATCATCGCCTTTGCGATTTTCATCATCCTCTACGCGCCTATCCTGATCAAACCAAGAATCGATGGACAATTTGGCTAATTTCAAGATGAGATCACCGATGCCCCCTCCTGCTTCATCTACGCCCACTCCCCTGGAACTGGTGTGTCCGGCGGGCAACCTGCCCTCGCTCAAGGCCGCTGTTGACCACGGCGCTGACGCGGTTTATATCGGTTTCCGCGATGACACCAACGCCCGCCACTTTCCCGGCCTGAACTT from Gammaproteobacteria bacterium includes the following:
- a CDS encoding NnrS family protein — protein: MNLPLFAKPATPQPGIALFNLGFRPFFLGAGIFAILAMALWMGVYLFQLPVPMTGISYFQWHAHEMIYGFSLAVIAGFLLTAVKNWTGVQTLHGFSLLALFALWALPRILFLFGTRFMVIASLLDLLFLLGLTVAVAYPVFKVKQWRQIGILAKLALFIVTSGFFYLGITGVLEPGVYWSLYGGLYLIIGLILTMGRRVIPFFVEVGVGYPVKLFNAKWIDGSSLALYLAFFIVAVFMHEPRLLALLAAGLFVILSIRLIGWHTVGIWKKPLLWSLFIALFFIDLGFLLVALSGFLNLSAMPVIHAFSYGGIGLMTLSMMTRVSLGHTGRNVQEPPRAMTLAFGAMMVGTVVRVFLPLIDPAHYPIWIGLSQLLWIIAFAIFIILYAPILIKPRIDGQFG